The following proteins are encoded in a genomic region of Paenibacillus sp. FSL H3-0469:
- a CDS encoding oxidoreductase has protein sequence MRRIALVLGATGLVGSALTRDLLGGSWDEVRVLVRRPLALEHPKLRQIQVDWDRLEQYSGEFAGVYAVFCCLGTTIKQAGSQEQFERVDLEYPLAAAALAKEHNVKQFLAVSSMGASAKSRTFYSRIKGRTEEGLIAAGFHGLHLFRPSLLLGDRAEFRLGERAAAVLMKALDFAMVGKAAKFRAIPAATVARAMMNIALADTGGVHIYTNEVIHVIGKH, from the coding sequence GTGAGAAGAATTGCATTGGTACTGGGAGCTACAGGCCTGGTCGGCAGTGCGTTGACCCGGGACCTGCTGGGCGGGAGTTGGGACGAGGTCCGTGTACTGGTCCGCCGTCCGCTTGCGCTTGAGCATCCCAAGCTGAGACAGATTCAAGTAGATTGGGACCGGCTTGAGCAATACAGCGGGGAATTCGCCGGTGTATATGCAGTATTCTGCTGCCTGGGAACAACAATTAAGCAGGCGGGTTCGCAGGAGCAGTTCGAACGTGTAGATTTGGAATATCCGCTTGCCGCTGCGGCCCTGGCCAAAGAGCATAACGTGAAGCAGTTCCTGGCTGTGTCCTCTATGGGAGCCAGCGCCAAATCACGCACCTTCTATAGCCGGATTAAGGGGCGGACGGAGGAGGGCCTGATTGCTGCCGGATTCCACGGCCTGCATCTGTTCCGGCCGTCCCTGCTGCTGGGCGACCGGGCAGAATTCAGGCTGGGTGAACGCGCAGCGGCTGTGCTGATGAAGGCGCTGGATTTCGCCATGGTAGGCAAGGCTGCGAAGTTCCGGGCCATTCCAGCAGCCACGGTTGCGCGGGCGATGATGAATATTGCTCTGGCTGATACAGGCGGCGTGCATATCTACACGAATGAAGTCATTCATGTGATCGGCAAGCATTAA
- a CDS encoding TspO/MBR family protein, with amino-acid sequence MTGTNPYKWGNLLLFLGVIAVNTLSVVLPLGGNSTAEISDRYHTYLTPAGYAFSIWSLIYLLLAGFIIYQFRSDTGGRESVQRIGIWFMLSCIFNMGWLLLWHYLYIELSLVAMVLLLLSLIVIYRKTRFIADPTAGEKWLVKLPFSLYLGWISVATIVNVSVVLVKNDWDGFGLSAPFWAVIMLCVGAVLAVLVSYPYRDSIYPLVFVWAYIAIAMEHKDTNEVYFTSLIAAGLLLLYSIWLLLTPRRSRSRY; translated from the coding sequence ATGACTGGAACTAATCCTTATAAGTGGGGGAATTTGCTGCTCTTCCTCGGCGTCATTGCCGTCAATACCCTTTCGGTCGTCCTGCCGCTTGGCGGGAACAGCACCGCCGAAATCTCGGACAGGTATCATACGTACCTCACACCGGCCGGATATGCTTTTTCCATCTGGTCCCTGATCTATCTGCTGCTGGCGGGATTCATTATTTATCAGTTCCGCAGCGATACCGGGGGCAGGGAGTCTGTCCAGCGGATCGGGATCTGGTTCATGCTCAGCTGTATCTTCAATATGGGCTGGCTGCTCCTCTGGCATTATCTGTACATTGAGCTGTCGCTGGTGGCGATGGTGCTTCTGCTGCTCTCTCTGATCGTCATTTACCGCAAGACCCGCTTCATCGCAGATCCCACGGCTGGCGAGAAATGGCTCGTGAAGCTGCCGTTCAGCCTGTACCTCGGCTGGATCTCGGTAGCCACCATTGTCAATGTCAGCGTTGTGCTGGTGAAGAATGACTGGGACGGCTTCGGACTCAGTGCCCCGTTCTGGGCAGTCATCATGCTCTGCGTCGGTGCTGTATTGGCTGTGCTGGTAAGCTACCCGTACCGGGACAGCATCTACCCGCTCGTCTTCGTTTGGGCCTACATCGCCATTGCTATGGAGCATAAGGACACGAATGAGGTGTATTTCACCAGCCTGATTGCAGCAGGACTTCTCTTGCTCTACAGTATCTGGCTGCTGCTGACTCCGCGCCGTTCCCGCAGCAGATACTAG
- a CDS encoding RidA family protein, giving the protein MSKKQVATNKAPGAIGPYSQAIVAGNWVYTSGQLGMDPQTAELPVSVQEQARQSLNNVKAILEEAGASMDQVVKTTVYLKDMNDFAAVNEVYSTFFTEPYPARSAVEVARLPKDALVEIEAVARKK; this is encoded by the coding sequence ATGTCCAAGAAACAAGTAGCTACAAACAAAGCTCCCGGAGCGATCGGCCCTTACAGCCAGGCGATTGTTGCCGGCAACTGGGTCTACACTTCAGGCCAGCTCGGAATGGACCCGCAGACGGCGGAACTGCCGGTCAGTGTGCAGGAGCAGGCACGCCAGTCGCTTAACAATGTGAAGGCCATCCTGGAAGAGGCCGGAGCATCAATGGATCAGGTAGTGAAGACAACCGTGTATCTGAAGGATATGAATGATTTCGCGGCGGTTAACGAGGTGTACAGCACCTTCTTCACCGAGCCCTACCCGGCCCGCAGTGCCGTTGAGGTAGCCCGTCTGCCGAAAGACGCGCTGGTCGAGATCGAAGCGGTAGCGCGCAAGAAATAA
- a CDS encoding TIM-barrel domain-containing protein produces the protein MESSEAIRPEKMGPLVMKETWNTPGSVVSWERSENIYIVRGECAGMAFIFLSDDMFRMKVFHDKVPDLTTSEAVLKDCCIPHLFPVEETEEQLIFSTGAIRLIIEKVSFLLRVENTSGKVVMQQNLTSWNPRGASHAEYDMQPDSHFYGLGEKSSFLDKRGERYTNWNTDVFAPHLPEIEALYESIPLIIHMHGDLSYGLFLDNTGRSDFDMRSHGIAFTIGCSTGAYDIYFINGPEMKDVVKRYTTLTGRIALPPKWALGYHQSRYSYMNQQEVLQLAKTFREKNIPCDVIYLDIHYMDEYRVFTFDPVNFPDPQKMISELAELGVRIVPIVDPGVKKDPKYEVYKQGVLEKHFCRRLEGDIFFGEVWPGISAFPDFSDSRTAEWWGDLHKYYTELGIQGIWNDMNEPAVFNETKTMDLDVMHFNNGRPVTHEEYHNLYGMMMSKATYEGLAEHMGGERPFVLTRAGYAGIQRYAAVWTGDNRSFWEHMAMAMPMVLNMGLSGLAFSGPDIGGFAHHTSAQLLVRWTQMGVFFPYCRNHSSIGTLRQEPWSFGEEVEGILREFIGLRYRWMPHLYNLFHEAEKSGLPVIRPLVLEYPRDPHVSNLCDQFLLGENVLIAPVYRPDTDHRSVYLPEGRWLDYWDGEIHEGGRHILAAAPLHIMPMYVKAGSFVAEGPLRQYALEDTEETIIFHLYGAEAAEGFSSSFRLYEDDGHSFSYRKGQYTELTVQAEGGEGVLALKWAYAVHDYKPRRETLRFALCYPFFTVAAVEGLAEISLEELNEGALGWARNGKNGAIIVQVADAAGGGELRILADTD, from the coding sequence ATGGAGAGCAGTGAGGCGATACGCCCCGAGAAGATGGGGCCGCTGGTGATGAAGGAGACCTGGAACACGCCGGGCAGTGTGGTGTCCTGGGAACGCTCCGAGAATATCTACATTGTCAGGGGGGAATGCGCCGGAATGGCTTTTATCTTTCTGAGCGATGATATGTTCCGGATGAAGGTCTTCCATGATAAGGTGCCGGACCTGACCACCTCGGAAGCGGTGCTGAAGGACTGCTGTATTCCGCATCTGTTTCCGGTAGAGGAGACGGAGGAGCAGCTCATTTTCTCTACGGGTGCCATCCGGCTGATTATTGAGAAGGTCTCATTTCTGCTCCGTGTGGAGAATACGTCAGGCAAGGTGGTTATGCAGCAAAATCTGACGAGCTGGAACCCGCGCGGCGCAAGCCATGCCGAATATGATATGCAGCCGGACTCGCATTTCTACGGACTGGGTGAGAAGTCGAGCTTCCTGGATAAACGCGGGGAGCGTTATACGAACTGGAACACCGATGTGTTCGCCCCGCATCTGCCGGAGATTGAAGCGCTCTATGAGTCGATTCCGCTCATTATCCACATGCACGGTGACCTCTCCTACGGGCTGTTTCTGGATAATACGGGCCGGAGTGATTTCGACATGCGCTCGCACGGCATTGCTTTTACCATTGGCTGCTCTACAGGAGCGTACGATATCTATTTCATTAACGGGCCTGAGATGAAGGATGTCGTCAAAAGATACACCACGCTCACCGGCCGGATTGCGCTTCCGCCGAAGTGGGCGCTTGGTTACCACCAGTCGCGCTACAGTTATATGAATCAGCAGGAGGTGCTGCAGCTGGCCAAGACCTTCCGTGAGAAGAATATCCCGTGCGATGTGATCTATCTGGATATCCACTATATGGACGAGTACCGCGTATTCACTTTTGACCCTGTTAACTTCCCTGATCCGCAGAAAATGATCTCGGAGCTCGCGGAGCTGGGCGTGCGCATTGTCCCGATTGTCGATCCCGGCGTCAAAAAAGACCCCAAATACGAGGTGTATAAGCAAGGTGTGCTGGAGAAGCACTTTTGCCGCCGCCTGGAGGGCGATATTTTCTTCGGTGAGGTGTGGCCGGGGATCAGCGCCTTTCCGGATTTCAGCGACAGCCGGACTGCCGAGTGGTGGGGAGATCTGCACAAATACTACACGGAGCTTGGCATTCAGGGCATCTGGAACGATATGAACGAGCCTGCGGTCTTCAATGAGACCAAGACAATGGATCTGGATGTGATGCATTTCAACAACGGGCGGCCGGTTACTCATGAGGAGTACCATAACTTGTACGGGATGATGATGTCCAAGGCGACCTATGAGGGGCTGGCCGAGCATATGGGGGGCGAGCGTCCGTTTGTGCTGACCCGTGCCGGGTATGCGGGCATCCAGCGCTATGCGGCCGTATGGACCGGCGATAACCGCAGCTTCTGGGAGCATATGGCGATGGCGATGCCGATGGTGCTCAACATGGGGCTGTCCGGGCTGGCCTTCTCGGGGCCGGATATCGGCGGGTTCGCCCATCATACGTCGGCGCAGCTGCTGGTGCGGTGGACGCAGATGGGTGTCTTTTTCCCATACTGCCGCAATCACTCCTCCATCGGGACGCTGCGCCAGGAGCCGTGGTCCTTCGGAGAAGAGGTGGAAGGGATTCTGCGTGAATTCATCGGGCTGAGGTACCGCTGGATGCCGCATTTGTATAATCTGTTTCATGAAGCGGAGAAGAGCGGTCTGCCTGTCATCCGTCCGCTGGTGCTCGAATATCCGCGTGATCCGCATGTCAGTAACCTGTGCGACCAGTTCCTGCTGGGTGAAAATGTGCTGATTGCCCCGGTCTACCGCCCGGATACGGATCACCGCTCTGTCTATCTGCCGGAAGGCCGCTGGCTGGATTATTGGGACGGGGAGATCCACGAAGGCGGACGCCATATTCTTGCGGCTGCGCCGCTGCACATCATGCCGATGTATGTGAAGGCAGGAAGCTTCGTGGCCGAAGGCCCGCTGAGACAATATGCGCTGGAGGATACGGAGGAGACAATTATTTTCCACCTCTATGGGGCGGAAGCGGCTGAGGGCTTCTCTTCGTCCTTCAGGCTGTATGAGGATGACGGCCACAGCTTCAGCTACCGCAAGGGGCAGTATACGGAGCTTACCGTGCAGGCTGAAGGCGGGGAAGGTGTGCTTGCACTGAAGTGGGCATATGCGGTGCATGACTACAAGCCGCGCCGGGAGACGCTGCGGTTCGCGCTCTGCTATCCGTTCTTCACTGTTGCTGCGGTAGAGGGGCTTGCGGAGATTAGTCTGGAAGAGCTGAATGAAGGGGCGCTGGGCTGGGCCCGGAACGGCAAGAACGGCGCGATCATCGTTCAGGTAGCGGACGCTGCCGGGGGCGGGGAGCTGCGGATTCTGGCGGATACGGATTAG
- a CDS encoding GTP pyrophosphokinase family protein: MQKWQINEDFAKQVENFKALPALYRHALNELENKIDIIRTEWQVRDGFSPIEHVKCRIKEPKSIVQKMQRKGYELNLDNMEQHIHDIAGMRIVCAFVKDIYRLVDHLCAREDIRVLEIKDYIAHPKPNGYQSLHLIVAIPLVLLDGTRWVKAEMQLRTLAMDFWASMEHILYYKFDKQLPSHVAEELKEAARAADELDQKMLRLRREILELSEGSSGNES; this comes from the coding sequence ATGCAGAAGTGGCAGATTAACGAGGATTTTGCCAAGCAGGTTGAGAATTTCAAGGCTTTGCCGGCGCTGTACCGCCATGCTCTGAATGAGCTTGAGAATAAAATCGATATCATCCGGACCGAGTGGCAGGTGCGTGACGGCTTCAGCCCGATCGAGCATGTGAAGTGCCGGATCAAAGAACCGAAGAGCATTGTGCAAAAGATGCAGCGCAAGGGCTATGAGCTGAACCTGGATAATATGGAACAGCACATCCATGATATTGCAGGGATGCGGATTGTCTGCGCCTTCGTGAAGGATATCTACCGGCTGGTGGATCACCTGTGCGCCCGCGAGGATATCCGTGTGCTTGAGATTAAGGATTACATCGCCCATCCGAAGCCGAACGGCTACCAGAGCCTGCACCTTATCGTGGCGATACCGCTGGTGCTGCTGGATGGCACACGCTGGGTGAAGGCAGAGATGCAACTACGTACGCTAGCCATGGATTTCTGGGCCAGCATGGAGCATATTCTCTACTATAAATTCGACAAACAGCTGCCCTCTCATGTGGCCGAGGAATTGAAGGAAGCCGCCCGTGCCGCCGATGAGCTCGACCAGAAGATGCTCCGTCTGCGCCGGGAGATCCTGGAGCTGTCAGAAGGCAGCAGCGGTAACGAGTCTTAA
- a CDS encoding DEAD/DEAH box helicase, giving the protein MIKHLYAIWLGDVLFCFSGETSEPKVDAWTRVIKRLELRSGWRPFAGAALRLAEVKYPAAAAAEGKPARRGLPGRTLEGLALSPKDAFELLLAWDEQASRAQGIEPGGELRYWSAAARFALELMGKGGIVPGAQPPRKVGSRRRGGEQAAAVCWSPAFREEADKEFFLQMAASMPVLALGTHVAEEGDLSSREEAGGYVLYSFLQAVMTAEIKNVVAAHESALAPYKANYRRGYSPLTELWWNSLLTGSRDIPVQGTPAEVTELLTVVNETAAHEVPHFETEEARSGQLSLGLRLEPPAEESELWQLTFWAESREEGEFWIPAEAVWSSREREFTLWGKRYRNIQQQLLAALGRAAKSSPDIRRSLAEPAPRGIELAPERLYFFLKESVQLLRERGITVQMPSRWSREGRRRIGMRMKMQPPVGGMDGPVQPALGMEELISFRIEASLGDSDITEDELNALVEAGVPFVRFRGEWIEVDPKEVRQVLKYIKRGESGEMTAADWMRLEAEEGEERLWKGMSVTGMETSGLLASLMNGDVLRGMPLRPVPEDLNGTLRPYQERGYQWLTTLSNLGFGVCLADDMGLGKTIQVITCLLDRALNAPPGEKQEPVLILCPTSLLGNWQRELQRFAPSLSLHIHHGGRRVRGEGFRELAASHEIVLTTYHLAGRDSEDLAGVRWSTVVLDEAQYIKNHRTKQAQSVMKLSAPNRIAMTGTPVENRLGELWSIFHFLNPGYLGTYHSFRQRYVSGEGGERLRELHRLVSPFLLRRLKSDPDISKDLPEKLELKSYCPLTETQAALYQGVVDEMLGVIGERSGMARRGLVLSSLTKLKQICDHPQLFRKDEGRSLRSEPSGKMDVMFEVLDSISELGESALIFTQYVAMGELLVSRLARRYGQTPLFLHGGISKRDRDEMVHAFQEGEGPAFFVLSLKAGGVGLNLTRANHVLHYDRWWNPAVENQATDRAFRIGQHKNVQVHKLICQGTLEERIDELIERKKSLSEQVVGSGENWLTEMSNHELKELIELQGQDWM; this is encoded by the coding sequence ATGATTAAGCATCTGTATGCAATATGGTTAGGGGACGTATTATTCTGCTTCTCGGGCGAAACCTCCGAGCCGAAGGTGGACGCATGGACACGTGTGATCAAACGGCTGGAGCTCCGCAGTGGCTGGCGTCCTTTTGCGGGTGCTGCCCTGCGGCTGGCGGAGGTGAAGTATCCTGCGGCCGCTGCTGCGGAGGGCAAGCCGGCGCGGCGCGGACTGCCTGGACGCACGCTGGAAGGACTGGCGCTGTCTCCGAAGGATGCCTTCGAGCTGCTGCTGGCCTGGGATGAGCAGGCGAGCCGCGCCCAGGGCATTGAGCCTGGAGGAGAGCTGCGCTACTGGTCGGCAGCGGCCCGCTTCGCGCTGGAGCTGATGGGCAAAGGCGGGATTGTGCCCGGAGCTCAGCCCCCGCGCAAGGTGGGCTCGCGGCGGCGCGGCGGCGAACAGGCTGCTGCCGTATGCTGGTCACCGGCGTTCCGGGAAGAGGCGGATAAGGAGTTCTTCCTGCAGATGGCGGCTTCTATGCCGGTGCTTGCGCTCGGCACGCATGTAGCAGAGGAAGGCGACCTGTCCTCGCGCGAGGAAGCGGGCGGGTATGTGCTGTATTCCTTCCTGCAGGCGGTCATGACCGCTGAGATCAAGAATGTGGTTGCCGCCCATGAGAGCGCGCTGGCGCCGTATAAGGCTAACTACCGCCGCGGCTATTCTCCGCTGACTGAGCTGTGGTGGAACAGTCTGCTCACCGGCAGCCGGGATATTCCCGTGCAGGGGACCCCGGCTGAGGTGACGGAGCTGCTGACCGTGGTGAACGAGACGGCGGCCCATGAGGTGCCGCATTTCGAGACCGAGGAGGCCCGCAGCGGACAGCTTAGTCTGGGCCTGCGGCTGGAGCCGCCGGCGGAGGAGAGCGAGCTGTGGCAACTGACCTTCTGGGCGGAGAGCCGGGAGGAGGGGGAATTCTGGATTCCGGCGGAAGCGGTGTGGAGCAGCCGGGAGCGGGAATTCACTCTCTGGGGCAAGCGATACCGCAATATCCAGCAGCAGCTGCTTGCTGCGCTGGGACGGGCGGCGAAGAGTTCGCCGGATATCCGGCGATCGCTGGCTGAACCGGCTCCGCGCGGAATTGAGCTGGCGCCGGAGCGGCTGTATTTCTTCCTGAAGGAGAGCGTGCAGCTGCTGCGGGAGCGGGGAATTACGGTGCAGATGCCATCGCGCTGGAGCCGTGAGGGACGTCGGCGGATCGGCATGAGAATGAAAATGCAGCCGCCGGTTGGCGGAATGGATGGTCCGGTTCAGCCGGCGCTGGGCATGGAAGAGCTGATCTCCTTCCGCATTGAAGCCTCTTTGGGGGATTCGGACATCACTGAGGATGAACTGAATGCCCTGGTGGAGGCGGGTGTGCCTTTTGTGCGCTTCCGGGGAGAATGGATTGAAGTGGACCCGAAGGAAGTGCGTCAGGTCCTGAAGTATATTAAGCGTGGTGAGAGCGGAGAGATGACCGCAGCCGACTGGATGCGCCTGGAGGCTGAAGAGGGCGAGGAGCGGCTGTGGAAGGGTATGTCGGTTACCGGCATGGAGACCTCGGGCCTGCTGGCTTCCCTCATGAATGGCGATGTGCTGCGCGGAATGCCGCTGCGTCCCGTGCCGGAGGATCTGAACGGGACACTGCGTCCTTATCAGGAGCGGGGGTATCAGTGGCTTACCACGCTCAGCAATCTCGGCTTCGGCGTCTGCCTGGCTGACGATATGGGCCTCGGCAAAACCATACAGGTCATCACCTGCCTCCTGGACCGGGCGCTGAATGCCCCGCCAGGTGAGAAGCAGGAGCCTGTGCTGATTCTCTGCCCGACCTCGCTGCTTGGCAACTGGCAGCGGGAATTGCAGCGCTTCGCCCCTTCGCTTAGCCTGCATATTCACCATGGAGGGCGGCGGGTGCGCGGCGAAGGGTTCAGGGAACTGGCGGCCAGCCATGAGATTGTGCTGACTACCTACCATTTGGCGGGCCGGGACAGTGAGGATCTGGCCGGGGTACGCTGGTCTACCGTTGTGCTGGATGAAGCGCAGTATATCAAGAATCACCGCACCAAGCAGGCGCAGAGCGTCATGAAGCTGAGCGCGCCGAACCGGATCGCAATGACCGGGACTCCGGTGGAGAACCGGCTGGGCGAGCTGTGGTCGATTTTCCATTTTCTCAACCCAGGCTATCTGGGTACGTACCATTCCTTCCGCCAGCGTTATGTGTCGGGAGAGGGCGGCGAACGGCTGCGTGAGCTGCACCGGCTGGTCTCGCCCTTCCTGCTGCGGCGTCTCAAGAGTGACCCGGATATCTCGAAGGATCTGCCGGAGAAGCTTGAGCTGAAGTCTTATTGTCCGCTTACGGAGACCCAGGCCGCGCTGTATCAGGGGGTTGTGGATGAGATGCTTGGCGTCATCGGTGAGCGCTCGGGCATGGCCCGGCGGGGACTGGTGCTGTCTTCCCTGACCAAGCTGAAGCAGATCTGCGATCATCCCCAGCTGTTCCGCAAGGACGAGGGGCGGAGCCTGCGCAGTGAGCCTTCGGGCAAAATGGACGTCATGTTCGAGGTGCTCGACAGCATCTCCGAGCTTGGCGAATCAGCGCTGATCTTCACCCAGTATGTAGCTATGGGCGAACTGCTCGTCAGCCGGCTGGCCCGAAGATACGGGCAGACACCGTTGTTCCTGCATGGCGGCATCTCGAAGCGTGATCGCGACGAGATGGTGCATGCTTTTCAGGAGGGAGAAGGTCCGGCCTTCTTCGTTCTCTCGCTTAAGGCAGGCGGCGTCGGCCTCAATCTGACTCGGGCCAACCATGTGCTGCATTATGACCGCTGGTGGAACCCGGCTGTAGAGAATCAAGCGACGGACCGCGCCTTCCGGATTGGACAGCACAAGAATGTACAGGTGCATAAGCTGATCTGCCAGGGAACGCTGGAAGAGCGGATCGACGAGCTGATTGAACGCAAAAAAAGCCTGTCCGAGCAGGTCGTCGGCTCCGGCGAGAACTGGTTGACCGAGATGTCGAACCATGAGCTCAAAGAGCTGATTGAACTGCAGGGACAGGATTGGATGTAG